The following proteins come from a genomic window of Bacteroidota bacterium:
- a CDS encoding metallophosphoesterase family protein, translated as MSIIAIGDIHGCAKSLDELLERLSPSADDHLVFVGDYIDRGPDSKGVIDRLLELRKTHNCTFLRGNHEVFFLNYLDGLRQDEEVWRLNGGVQTLKSYRDENDQIVIPPEHVAFIRNTELYLDSPSYFFVHAGLQPELTIAQNLAEPSEKTFLWDRGHYSARFLAWEKPVICGHTPHPEPINQPQLISIDTGCVYYMYPGMGRLCAVILPEREFVTVSYIG; from the coding sequence ATGAGCATTATTGCAATAGGAGACATTCATGGTTGTGCCAAGTCGCTCGACGAGTTGCTCGAGCGTTTGAGCCCGTCTGCGGACGACCACCTGGTTTTTGTCGGGGATTATATTGACCGTGGCCCGGATTCGAAAGGCGTAATTGACCGGCTTTTGGAATTACGGAAGACGCACAATTGTACATTTCTACGGGGCAACCACGAAGTATTCTTTCTGAATTATCTGGATGGCTTGCGTCAGGACGAGGAAGTTTGGCGACTAAACGGCGGGGTGCAGACGCTCAAGAGTTACAGGGATGAGAACGATCAGATCGTGATTCCTCCTGAACATGTCGCCTTTATTCGGAATACAGAGTTGTACCTCGACTCACCATCCTACTTTTTTGTGCATGCCGGCTTACAGCCAGAGTTAACCATTGCACAGAACCTTGCCGAACCATCTGAAAAAACGTTTTTGTGGGATCGTGGCCATTATTCTGCCCGATTCCTGGCCTGGGAAAAACCTGTCATCTGTGGCCATACCCCCCACCCCGAGCCCATCAACCAACCCCAGCTCATCAGCATTGATACCGGCTGCGTGTATTACATGTATCCCGGCATGGGGCGCCTTTGCGCCGTGATTTTGCCAGAGCGCGAATTTGTGACGGTCAGTTACATTGGTTGA
- the nusB gene encoding transcription antitermination factor NusB, with the protein MSSRRIVRERVMQALYAHKLAGGEPQHFINTILKPDLADNDANFEFAKSLFLKSLDFNDVADEIIGNHTQNWEITRIALIDRLLLVMAICEFLSFEDIPPKVSINEAIEVAKKYSTSRSGKFINGILDAVLIDLQKEGRLKKSGRGLVGIETIQSRIES; encoded by the coding sequence ATGAGCAGTCGTAGAATTGTGAGAGAGCGTGTTATGCAGGCGCTTTATGCGCATAAGCTGGCAGGCGGAGAACCACAACATTTTATCAATACTATTCTAAAACCCGACCTGGCAGACAACGACGCTAACTTTGAGTTTGCGAAGAGCCTGTTCTTGAAATCTCTGGATTTTAACGACGTAGCTGACGAAATCATTGGTAATCATACCCAGAATTGGGAGATAACGCGGATTGCCCTGATAGATCGTCTTTTACTGGTTATGGCGATTTGCGAATTTCTCTCTTTTGAAGATATCCCCCCAAAAGTATCCATCAATGAAGCCATCGAAGTGGCTAAAAAGTACAGCACCTCAAGGAGTGGCAAATTTATTAATGGTATACTGGATGCAGTTCTGATTGACTTGCAGAAAGAAGGACGTCTGAAAAAATCGGGGCGCGGCCTCGTAGGCATTGAAACCATTCAAAGCAGGATAGAATCCTGA
- a CDS encoding DNA internalization-related competence protein ComEC/Rec2: MPAATPLLWPALCLIAGIWAGFRVNPAALPYCITAVLLLFLLLVINGWRRSKPFSLALLQQTVLLWLLVGGIGVLRAVHTTHKNVQSAALLSQASDQEVFILGHVQTIQRTGRFTIIARRLYVPSKPTAIHSKLQVVIEAPNVTVSAGQHLILRGFVQQPAGARNPGAFDYRAYLVQQNITHVFHANKYAPLPISTTRKWTTLVGRLQQHLTAYLHRYIEDEAVRAVLFALLLGDSSALPAETRDEFQQTGLMHLLAVSGLHVMLVGMVVYECLQPICLRMGCSWRAMMMIRMCVVTAVLMVYLLITGAKPPVVRAVFMTTLMMAGQQIQRPTSSINLLSFAAIILLLIKPSHLFSAGFQLSFAAVLGILLFTPHFKRLLPPRYTRSFVSRYAAESILVSVSASLATLPVLLYHFSYVPISGIVLNLAALPLTAATLSAGICMLLAAAIYPPLAVLLSYTVTWSTQCLLTVVNKGAQVAFSIAPGTPDVPLLVFLVVCLLLLPRLLSHIYRWRAVAVLGIAVNLLLWTGLIAGKNQPRLTVTFFDVGHGDASLISFPNNKHMLVDTGGFIKETPIVERVLLPYLRVAGINTLDAVLLSHPHQDHAGGLPALLSAIPVNRVLTAPDTSFIRYLSALQPGMHQTILAGDTLLLDHTARISILAPDAKLNTHVNPNVRSLFFQLQYGNTGVLFTGDATAVTEQFVIQHFPAFLHGHIVKVPHHGSETSSTRALLETLKKKEEPPSIAVISTAAQHRYGLPDEVVVRRWMDVGAQIHNTATDGALVITSDGTQMTVLSY; the protein is encoded by the coding sequence ATGCCTGCAGCCACACCTTTACTCTGGCCGGCTCTGTGTTTGATCGCAGGGATCTGGGCAGGCTTCCGTGTTAACCCGGCGGCCCTGCCTTATTGCATCACCGCAGTGCTTTTGCTCTTTCTCCTGCTGGTGATAAATGGCTGGCGCCGCAGTAAGCCGTTTTCACTGGCCCTGCTGCAACAAACGGTACTACTCTGGCTACTGGTAGGCGGTATTGGTGTCTTGCGGGCTGTGCATACAACGCATAAAAATGTGCAGTCTGCTGCGCTGCTCTCGCAAGCGTCTGACCAGGAAGTTTTTATCCTGGGCCATGTGCAGACCATACAGCGTACGGGGAGATTTACCATCATCGCGCGCCGGCTCTATGTCCCATCAAAACCCACGGCGATCCATAGCAAGCTCCAGGTAGTGATCGAAGCGCCCAATGTGACGGTCTCGGCTGGTCAGCACCTGATACTCCGAGGTTTTGTGCAACAACCAGCTGGCGCGCGAAATCCCGGTGCATTTGATTACCGCGCATACCTCGTGCAGCAAAATATTACCCACGTCTTTCATGCCAACAAGTACGCGCCCCTGCCTATATCCACAACGCGTAAATGGACAACCTTAGTCGGACGACTGCAACAACACCTGACCGCCTACTTGCATCGATACATCGAGGACGAGGCTGTACGCGCCGTCTTGTTTGCATTGCTTCTGGGCGATTCATCAGCGCTCCCAGCTGAAACACGGGATGAATTCCAGCAAACGGGTCTTATGCACTTGCTTGCCGTATCCGGGCTCCATGTTATGCTGGTTGGCATGGTTGTCTATGAATGCTTGCAGCCAATTTGTCTTCGCATGGGATGCTCATGGCGCGCGATGATGATGATTCGCATGTGTGTTGTTACAGCAGTGCTGATGGTTTACTTATTGATTACAGGAGCAAAGCCTCCCGTTGTACGGGCCGTGTTTATGACTACGTTGATGATGGCAGGACAGCAGATTCAGCGGCCAACATCGTCGATAAATCTGCTCAGTTTTGCAGCCATCATTTTGCTTTTGATCAAGCCATCACATCTGTTCAGCGCCGGCTTTCAGCTCTCGTTTGCAGCGGTGCTAGGTATTCTCCTGTTTACCCCGCACTTCAAACGACTACTTCCCCCAAGATACACCAGGTCATTTGTGTCCAGGTATGCAGCAGAAAGTATACTGGTATCTGTCAGCGCAAGCCTGGCGACATTGCCCGTCTTGCTATATCACTTTTCCTACGTCCCAATCTCAGGCATTGTGCTCAATTTGGCCGCGCTGCCGCTCACAGCAGCAACGCTCAGCGCCGGCATTTGCATGCTCCTTGCAGCTGCAATTTACCCGCCGCTGGCTGTACTCCTGAGTTACACCGTCACATGGAGTACGCAATGTTTGCTAACGGTTGTCAACAAAGGTGCACAAGTTGCCTTTTCCATCGCACCAGGTACACCTGATGTCCCACTGCTTGTATTCCTCGTGGTATGCCTGTTACTGCTTCCACGTTTGCTTTCTCACATTTATCGCTGGCGCGCTGTTGCAGTGCTGGGTATTGCGGTTAATCTGCTCCTATGGACTGGTCTTATCGCTGGAAAAAATCAGCCACGCCTCACGGTAACATTTTTTGATGTTGGTCATGGGGATGCCAGCCTGATTTCATTTCCCAACAATAAACACATGCTTGTGGATACCGGTGGCTTTATCAAGGAGACACCGATAGTCGAGCGCGTACTTTTACCGTACCTGCGCGTTGCCGGCATCAACACACTCGATGCCGTATTGCTATCTCACCCGCACCAGGACCACGCCGGCGGTCTGCCGGCACTGCTAAGCGCAATTCCTGTGAACCGCGTGCTCACAGCACCTGATACGTCTTTCATTCGCTACCTGTCAGCGTTACAACCCGGAATGCATCAGACCATCCTTGCCGGCGACACCCTCCTCCTCGATCATACCGCCCGCATCAGTATCCTTGCGCCTGACGCTAAGCTAAACACCCATGTAAATCCTAACGTACGCAGTCTATTCTTTCAATTGCAGTATGGTAATACCGGTGTGCTTTTTACCGGCGATGCAACTGCAGTAACCGAGCAGTTTGTTATACAGCACTTTCCTGCATTCCTACATGGGCATATAGTGAAAGTCCCACACCATGGTTCAGAAACGAGCAGTACCCGGGCATTATTGGAAACCCTGAAAAAGAAAGAAGAACCTCCCAGCATCGCGGTGATCAGTACTGCCGCACAACACCGCTATGGTTTACCCGATGAGGTTGTGGTCAGGCGCTGGATGGATGTAGGTGCACAGATCCACAACACAGCTACAGACGGTGCTTTGGTGATCACAAGTGATGGTACACAGATGACGGTTCTGTCCTATTAG